The Juglans regia cultivar Chandler chromosome 10, Walnut 2.0, whole genome shotgun sequence genome includes the window CCTTGGGAGAAAGTGTAAATATGAGTTCTGATACATACAATCACTTTTCTATACTTATTACACACTAGattgatgtgattgattaaagtaattattttatattaaaaaaattgacccaaccattcatattagtagaatgtataaaaaatatgtaaaagtgattgtatacaaaattttaaaaaaaatatttatcgaCCCCAACctaattggataaaaaaaaaaaatgtcattcgttaaaatcttattttggaAATGGAAAGGATTGGTCCACTTGGGCCCCAAGTACCTAACTAGAGTCAATATGGGTCTATATTCTATACCAACATATGCACTATGTTTCAACCCAAACTTTGAACACTCATTTTAGAGCGCAAACATCATCTTCATTGGACAATTTCATGAATACTTTTGTGAATGtaagaaaactataaaaaaatttaaactaccGATACACCTTTCAAACAGATAactatagaataaaatattgcgTCATTTCAAAGACATTTGATTGGTTAAATAGCAATCTAAAATCAACCCTTATGCTGTTGATGTACCATGCACAAAGTTGGAACTTGGAAAACTTGATCaagagaatttttttagttataaaaagatatcacaaaaataaattcataaattttcattctattgattctcttctacttcattgtcaattcttgtgtttAAATTCAATTACTTGTTTTTCATAATTGAattggagaaaataaaagaaaatttgaaggagaagaagaagaagaagaagaaaacaaaatctttataaagtagatcggatgtatcatatgaaatcaagtcaatttataattttatttttataaaatctttttttttttgtagcacttctaaaatttaaaacatgtgCTTAAATTTGGATATTAATagtacaataaaaataaaaaccgaaGCATATTTGTTTGTGTTAATAATGgcactttaaattatattagtttgtaAACTTTATTTAATAGGATTGTTTGTAAATTTAgtacttcaaaaataaaatgatgagagcTTAATTACTTATTATCACTAGGTATTGTTTGCAAAAGCACTAGAATTATAAAAAGAAGATCAAAACCATGACTTGATGGAAAAAGCAATTGTGGAGGAGGTGGACTACATTGAATCTTAATGACgagttttgctatacatcagttactatttacttCCGTATTTTATACCTGACagttttttttcatagggtgtgacGTATTTTTCAATATGTGTAATACGGGATAGTAAATAGTGACTAGTGAGAAGAATGATTCATTAATGAGTGAATGATCAGATGCAAAAGGTGATAGGCATGCAGCACGTACGTACGGATGCGGAAATAATGTTCAATATTGAACTTGGAAAGAAGAAacttaaggttgcgtttggatgttgaagtgagttgagttgagttgagttgagttgagataataaaatattgttagaatattatttattattattattattattttgagatttgaaaaagttgaattgtttattatattttgtattgagatttgaaaaagttgtaatgatgagttgagatgagttgagaggatttttggttccaaacgaagcctaaaaatCTTAATGTGAAAACAACCTGTGTGGCAGGATTTACCAGATATAATTAATCTAGATCTGTTTAAATTCAAAGCCCATCGCGAAAGACGGCTTGATCCtcacatgaaatattttgtgcAAACCATGATCCGTACAGTACTCTTTAAAGGGTATCTTACAATTTGTAGTTATTCAGATAAATGTTTAATTATGACTGTAATTTGATCTTCACATGATTTTAGGTAAATTTGATCATTATTATACGCTTTAATTATGTACTGACTCACTTAGGATTAGCCACTTCATGATTAACCAAAAGGACACCAGATGCTTATAACCTTTTCGTCTATCAAGGTTAACCAAAAGCAAGTGGCCCAATCACGAGTTGTCACgtggaaacttttttttaaaaaaaaattaaaattctttgtAAGAAATAGCtagaaaattaacttttttttattataaaaatcaaaaatcaaaagaaaaagaaaggaaaggaaaataacaaTGCCTGATCCCAAAGACCTAACCATAACAAAAGTACTACTTGacaatttgtatttattttttaaacataaagaATAATCAATGATGATGGATTGAAATCCTCAtcgatttttttattggattaattgAATGGTACGTataatttagagagagaaaagacaatttattaaatatatttatataattgtgTCCATGATATTCATGTCTAAaccctcacatatatatatatatatatatatatatatagaacaataAACATTATAAAATGGTATAGATTCCACAAGATCTATGATGTAAAATTAAGGGGCAAAAATGGTATATATAATTCAAGCTAGCTGCCCCCTAGCTAAGTGGAACTGTAAAAGTACTGAAATAGAGAATATAAACAACTGCAAATAAACAAGCAAACCCAACGAAGAAATCTTGAAAACTGTTCCTTCTTCCAATAATTCTTCAAGTAAGCCGGCTCAAGATCGGATTGGAAAGGGAAAACTTCATCCGGCTGTATTCTCTGCACAAAGCATCGCTTGGACCGAAAAGTTGTAAAGTTGTAATATATTACGCTGTAGAAGCCCCTCATGAGAGTAATATCAGAACTGTCCATGGCGACGGGAAAACTATGGCGTTCCACTCCTCGAACGGCTTCTATGCTCATTCTCTGTCTCTTCATCCATACTTTCGATTCAGAATCCACCATTACCCAAAGCTGCGCAAACTCACCATGATTTTCCGTGCAAAGCATGGCAAGGTGGCCATTGTACTCCACAAGTTTCGTGTGCTTGAAATAGTTTTTCTTGCAGAGAGGGAAAGGTAGGTCAAATGTCGTCCAACTCTCTGTATCTTTATCGAAAGCGAAGACTTGGTTGTCGGACATAAGCCAGTGAAGAACTCCACATGCAGATACAGCAGGATCGGTTCCAAAAAACATGTCATACGGCAACAAAACATCTTGCAACTGTTTCCAAGCCCATGTTTCCGAATCGAAAATCTCGCAGTGATGACTGATGTACATTTTGGAGTTGTACGTTCTCCATCGAGACCTGGGTTCTGAAAATCGAACTATCACATAGTGCAGAGGCTGTGATCTGAGCACCACCATTGCAAGTCTCTCGGTGAAGTACCTTGTTTTAGGGTTCGGGATCTTGTGCCATTCTTTGGTGCTAGGTTTGCAGACATAATATTCTGGTATCCTCAAAATCTTTGTGTCCAACTCTTTCACACATAACAAGATACCTTGTTTGGTGGCCGCTTCAATATTGACATTTCTGGGCAAAAAATCAAGGGAAAGCTTGGAATCGGAATCCTGCATGCTATAGTTGGAGACGAACTCCGCAAAAGGCCTTCCCACGAATCTACTTTGCAAGAAGAACCCTGATATTGCCTTCGTTCTCTGACAAAACGCATGCATAAAACTTGACTCGTACACCATCCGATTCCAGTCCTTGCAAACGAACGCGCATCGGCCAAGAGTTTTTAGAGATGTTCGTGATAAAATCTCAAAGATTATATCCGATGGAAGATCGGGGGACCCCATTAATGATTATCAGGCAGCTGACGATCTACTCTAATCTCTGCAAAATTAATTGTGTCTATGAGATTCTCGATCGATCTTGGTTCAAAATCCCAGTGCAGAGAAATATATAGCAATTATATAATGTTGCAAAGTAAGTACTAGGTCTAATTCCGGAAGGATTAGGGTTGAGGATTCCTAACTAACCCAGAGTTAGAAAATAACTTGGACTCCAAGTTTTCGAAGGAACCATTAATTTACTAAAGGTGgctaatttttctttctaaaagtgaaaaacaaatatGGAAACCATGCTTCATGAAACTTCATCGTAATCATTAATTTCCATATATGcaccttttattattattattttatattagtattactattattattattattattattatttaatgtgtatgagcgCCTTTGCGCGCTCAAGCCATGCCCATCATTCTCTTCCAATTCATgattgtatatttttctttctaaaagtgaaaaacaaatatCTGCATACTTATTAGCTAGTAATTAAGTTATTAGTTAAAggttattaaatgaaaaatgatatatttaattaagttaataattctcatttaaagtTATTACTCTTTTAGCTAGGCTTTAGCTTTCCTAAtgcttgtattttttgttttttcaactcATGACTTTTCATTTTTGTAACTACTGGATTTATATGGGACGTCATTATTAATAAGTTAGAAAAAGttaatgtataaattatgagtgatgttagatacagttttagagtGCATGTTAATTTCACGCACattctttaaaacaaaaacggagtctactattaaatttttttttttcatatggatatGTCCTAGATTTACCACTTTTTAAAAGGGAATGCACACACAggatacaagaaaaatgaacgaCTATAAGAATGACTACCTGTAATGAGAGTAAACACATTTTAataggaaataatcattttaacaGGAAATAACTAGCTACAAATACACAATTTTTATgtaccctataaaaaaaactaaaaattgcCGGTATTTATATTATCGGCAATTGTTTATGTGCGggtgaaaatatattattgtctaattagtttgaatttggaaaagtAAAGCAAAATAAAGCATAAATTTAAGTATAAAGATTTATGaactcaaattaaaattttaacaaaattgattaaaataggaaaacaaaatttcatttaattaaaaagcctaattagtttctctttaaagggctcaaaataaaattttgcacttctaaaacttatattttaaaaagtatattatccctaataatatattttctttataagttaaatattttaaaaaaactaaaactcttgcaaata containing:
- the LOC118349681 gene encoding F-box protein At5g49610-like; this encodes MGSPDLPSDIIFEILSRTSLKTLGRCAFVCKDWNRMVYESSFMHAFCQRTKAISGFFLQSRFVGRPFAEFVSNYSMQDSDSKLSLDFLPRNVNIEAATKQGILLCVKELDTKILRIPEYYVCKPSTKEWHKIPNPKTRYFTERLAMVVLRSQPLHYVIVRFSEPRSRWRTYNSKMYISHHCEIFDSETWAWKQLQDVLLPYDMFFGTDPAVSACGVLHWLMSDNQVFAFDKDTESWTTFDLPFPLCKKNYFKHTKLVEYNGHLAMLCTENHGEFAQLWVMVDSESKVWMKRQRMSIEAVRGVERHSFPVAMDSSDITLMRGFYSVIYYNFTTFRSKRCFVQRIQPDEVFPFQSDLEPAYLKNYWKKEQFSRFLRWVCLFICSCLYSLFQYFYSST